One Corynebacterium appendicis CIP 107643 DNA window includes the following coding sequences:
- a CDS encoding low molecular weight protein-tyrosine-phosphatase encodes MIHIDFVCTGNICRSPMAEVIVRQKLIDAGLDPFVRVTSSGIGGWHVGHPADERALAELSAHGYDGSAHRAQQFGGEQMDADLIVALATRHVSELVAQGVDEKKVRLLRSFDPAAPEQASVEDPYYGGPEGFTVTREQIEAAADGILDWVRSRVD; translated from the coding sequence GTGATCCACATCGACTTCGTCTGCACCGGCAATATCTGCCGCTCGCCGATGGCGGAAGTCATCGTGCGCCAGAAGCTTATCGACGCCGGGTTGGACCCCTTTGTCCGCGTCACCTCCTCCGGCATCGGCGGCTGGCACGTGGGCCATCCCGCCGACGAGCGCGCCCTGGCCGAGCTGTCCGCCCACGGCTACGACGGCTCTGCCCACCGCGCCCAGCAATTCGGCGGCGAGCAGATGGACGCCGACCTGATCGTGGCGCTTGCCACCCGACACGTCTCCGAGCTCGTCGCCCAAGGCGTGGACGAGAAAAAGGTGCGCCTGCTGCGCTCCTTCGACCCTGCCGCACCCGAGCAGGCCAGCGTCGAGGACCCCTACTACGGCGGGCCCGAAGGCTTCACCGTCACCCGCGAACAGATCGAAGCAGCCGCCGACGGCATTCTGGATTGGGTGCGCTCCCGGGTAGACTAG
- a CDS encoding HNH endonuclease signature motif containing protein: MDVLAGFDRQAACAAGVKPATYVEWEKAHEVYFGKTRSTRKQAQAVRIARQTGKSLDQILFIEQQVKAVGSEKDKWKLRLALLSVRGNYETLKRRAKDIVPDPDADKPAPESSVRFGRSRKGKRTFSATGDDRDIAALEHALRQNLDADRPEGPQMYEAFHDLLHNEGAVAAAVPRPLVQIPLPDYVTILAGHGDETILGLSDGTTMTGAEYLTHHHSKDLEVALFHPQAGAVNLYNTKRFANAKQRDLARATLTTCPVPDCRHAADNCEVHHITPWVRGGPTNMDNLAVLCRYHNRTNDDDPHRDHRGRIQMRGGTPVWVSPRGTPVPNTTHQYGAMHLLFGT, encoded by the coding sequence ATGGATGTCCTGGCTGGTTTCGACCGTCAGGCTGCTTGTGCTGCCGGCGTCAAGCCCGCCACGTATGTCGAGTGGGAGAAGGCCCACGAGGTTTACTTCGGAAAGACCCGCTCCACCCGTAAGCAGGCGCAGGCGGTGCGTATTGCGCGCCAGACGGGCAAGTCGTTGGATCAGATTCTGTTTATCGAGCAGCAGGTCAAAGCCGTCGGCTCCGAGAAAGACAAGTGGAAGCTGCGCCTGGCGTTGTTGTCCGTGCGCGGTAATTATGAGACGTTGAAGCGCCGCGCGAAAGACATCGTTCCCGACCCGGATGCTGATAAGCCTGCCCCGGAGTCCAGCGTCCGGTTCGGCCGGTCACGCAAAGGCAAACGCACATTTAGCGCCACCGGTGACGACCGCGATATCGCCGCCCTTGAACACGCCCTACGCCAAAACCTCGACGCGGATCGCCCTGAAGGCCCGCAGATGTACGAGGCGTTTCACGACCTGCTCCACAACGAGGGGGCTGTTGCCGCCGCTGTGCCGCGCCCGTTGGTGCAGATCCCGCTTCCGGACTATGTGACAATCCTCGCCGGCCACGGCGACGAGACCATCCTAGGCCTGTCGGATGGCACCACCATGACGGGTGCGGAGTACTTGACCCACCACCACTCGAAGGATCTCGAGGTGGCGTTGTTTCACCCGCAGGCCGGTGCGGTGAACCTGTACAACACCAAACGTTTCGCCAACGCCAAGCAGCGGGATTTGGCGCGTGCGACGCTGACAACGTGTCCGGTGCCGGATTGCCGGCACGCCGCCGATAATTGCGAAGTCCACCACATCACCCCATGGGTCCGTGGCGGGCCAACCAACATGGACAACCTGGCGGTGTTGTGCAGGTACCATAACCGCACCAACGACGACGACCCCCACCGCGACCACAGGGGACGAATACAGATGCGCGGCGGGACCCCAGTGTGGGTTTCACCGCGCGGAACACCAGTGCCGAACACCACACACCAATACGGTGCCATGCACCTTCTGTTCGGGACATAG
- a CDS encoding Nif3-like dinuclear metal center hexameric protein yields MTTTVADVVAALETAYPPRLAESWDAVGLICGDPSAQVARVAFALDCTQAVAEQAVELGADMLVVHHPLLMRGVTSVAADTPKGKVVHTLVRGGCALFAAHTNADSARPGVSDMLAELVGITPGRPIKVVDPDAQDLWGVHIPPADITAVMDALFSAGAGAIGNYSHCSFQWDGRGGFTPQPGADPADGEVGSHYSAPETRVQFVAPSRLRGRLTEVLREVHPYEEPAFDVVQLAPTGDLSRATGLGRVGELPEPMTLREFTQQVADALPETAWGVRAAGDPDQMVQKVAVSSGSGDSFLDAVSGLGVDVYVTSDLRHHPVDEHLRAGGPAVIDTAHWASEFPWTQQASEIVAAACPEVATGIITLRTDPWTISAHPQTNANRTD; encoded by the coding sequence ATGACTACGACTGTTGCTGATGTCGTCGCGGCGCTGGAGACCGCGTACCCGCCGCGCCTCGCCGAAAGCTGGGATGCCGTCGGGCTGATCTGCGGCGACCCGTCCGCGCAGGTCGCGCGGGTCGCGTTCGCCCTCGACTGCACCCAGGCCGTCGCCGAACAAGCCGTCGAGCTCGGCGCAGACATGCTGGTCGTGCACCACCCGCTGCTCATGCGCGGTGTCACCTCCGTCGCCGCGGACACCCCGAAGGGCAAGGTCGTGCACACCCTCGTGCGCGGCGGCTGCGCGCTGTTCGCGGCGCACACCAACGCCGACTCCGCGCGCCCCGGCGTGTCCGACATGCTCGCCGAGCTCGTCGGCATCACGCCCGGCCGCCCCATCAAGGTCGTCGACCCTGACGCCCAGGACCTGTGGGGCGTGCACATCCCGCCCGCAGACATCACTGCCGTCATGGACGCGCTTTTCAGCGCCGGCGCCGGCGCAATCGGCAACTACTCCCACTGCTCCTTCCAGTGGGACGGCCGCGGCGGCTTCACCCCGCAGCCGGGAGCCGACCCCGCCGATGGCGAAGTCGGCTCCCACTACTCCGCGCCGGAGACCCGCGTGCAGTTCGTCGCGCCGTCGCGCCTGCGTGGCCGTCTGACCGAGGTGCTGCGCGAGGTGCACCCCTACGAAGAACCCGCGTTCGACGTGGTGCAGCTCGCTCCAACTGGGGATTTGTCTCGCGCGACCGGCCTGGGCCGCGTGGGCGAGCTGCCCGAGCCGATGACCTTGCGCGAGTTCACGCAGCAGGTCGCCGATGCCCTGCCCGAGACTGCCTGGGGTGTCCGCGCCGCTGGAGACCCCGACCAGATGGTGCAGAAGGTCGCCGTCTCCTCCGGCTCCGGCGACAGCTTCCTCGACGCCGTTAGCGGTCTGGGTGTCGACGTGTACGTCACCTCCGACCTGCGCCACCACCCCGTCGACGAGCACCTGCGCGCCGGTGGCCCCGCCGTGATCGACACCGCGCACTGGGCGAGCGAATTCCCGTGGACGCAGCAGGCGAGCGAGATCGTCGCGGCGGCGTGCCCCGAGGTGGCGACTGGGATCATCACGCTGCGCACCGACCCGTGGACGATCTCGGCGCACCCGCAGACGAACGCGAACCGCACTGATTAG
- a CDS encoding HAD-IA family hydrolase produces MITLLLDVDGTLIDSFPGIRAGFLHALDAVGWERPSEEFTARIPGPPIEETLASLGMDDTTRERAFAAYMDFTRAGGWQRAEAFPGMRDLLESWKDEGLQVVTATSKGESFARAILEREGMLEFIDFLGAAQEDGPRRRKADVIAHVLDNVDVGRGLMIGDRLHDIEGAAQFGFSTVAVTWGYGTPEEWDQAWATARTPAELADIVAAFKEEQ; encoded by the coding sequence GTGATTACTCTGCTTCTCGACGTCGACGGCACCCTCATCGACTCCTTCCCCGGCATCCGCGCCGGCTTCCTGCACGCGCTCGACGCGGTCGGCTGGGAGCGCCCGTCCGAGGAGTTCACCGCGCGCATCCCGGGCCCGCCGATAGAGGAAACGCTCGCGAGCCTCGGCATGGACGACACCACGCGCGAGAGGGCTTTCGCCGCCTACATGGATTTCACGCGCGCGGGCGGGTGGCAGCGCGCGGAGGCATTCCCCGGGATGCGCGACCTCCTCGAAAGCTGGAAGGACGAGGGGCTCCAGGTGGTCACGGCGACGTCGAAAGGCGAGAGTTTCGCGCGCGCCATCTTGGAGCGCGAGGGCATGCTCGAATTCATCGATTTCCTTGGCGCGGCGCAGGAGGACGGTCCGCGGCGCCGCAAGGCCGACGTCATCGCGCACGTGCTGGATAATGTGGACGTGGGCCGCGGGCTCATGATCGGCGACCGCCTCCACGACATCGAGGGCGCCGCCCAATTCGGCTTCTCGACGGTTGCCGTCACCTGGGGTTACGGCACCCCGGAAGAATGGGACCAAGCGTGGGCGACAGCGCGCACGCCGGCCGAGCTCGCCGACATCGTCGCCGCATTCAAGGAGGAACAGTGA
- a CDS encoding SURF1 family cytochrome oxidase biogenesis protein, with amino-acid sequence MTEPKNTPIWRTFLTPGWVLALVFAVAFSWFAITWLSPWQLGKDHDIQERNERIEKAFEGEAVDVDKLLDASADDEWTRVTMSGHYLPDQELILRLRPVEGAPAFQSLVPFQLDSGEVILVNRGWVPADDGGTAVPEISAAPSEPVTLTGMIRLSDTSAMDPLEEQGYTMVQTINTQQASSLTGVDMAAPYAQLLADQPGVLNSIPLPVLDRGNHLSYGLQWIAFGIMAPAGLAYFIYSEVRERRRYAAEQQEMAALASSEAASAPSGEPSPASAAPARARYGRTRSNPWAAKSDEERF; translated from the coding sequence GTGACCGAGCCAAAGAACACACCGATCTGGAGGACATTCCTCACTCCCGGATGGGTACTGGCGCTCGTCTTCGCCGTCGCGTTCTCCTGGTTCGCCATCACGTGGCTCTCCCCCTGGCAGCTGGGGAAAGACCACGACATCCAGGAACGCAACGAACGGATCGAGAAGGCGTTCGAGGGGGAGGCGGTGGACGTCGATAAGCTTCTCGACGCTTCCGCCGACGACGAATGGACGCGCGTCACCATGTCCGGGCACTACCTCCCCGACCAGGAGCTCATCTTGCGTTTGCGCCCCGTCGAGGGTGCGCCCGCGTTCCAATCGCTCGTGCCGTTTCAGCTCGACAGCGGCGAGGTGATCCTGGTCAACCGCGGCTGGGTGCCCGCCGACGACGGCGGCACCGCCGTCCCGGAGATCTCCGCCGCTCCTTCCGAGCCCGTCACGTTGACCGGCATGATCCGGCTCAGCGACACCTCCGCGATGGACCCCCTCGAGGAGCAGGGCTACACCATGGTGCAGACCATCAACACGCAGCAGGCCTCCTCCCTGACCGGCGTCGACATGGCCGCCCCCTACGCCCAACTGCTTGCCGACCAACCCGGTGTCCTCAACTCCATCCCCCTCCCCGTCCTCGACCGCGGCAACCACCTCTCCTACGGCCTCCAGTGGATCGCATTCGGCATCATGGCGCCCGCCGGACTCGCCTACTTCATCTACTCCGAAGTGCGCGAACGCCGCCGGTATGCAGCCGAGCAGCAGGAAATGGCTGCGCTGGCCTCCTCCGAAGCTGCCTCCGCTCCCTCCGGCGAGCCTTCCCCTGCTTCCGCTGCCCCCGCTCGCGCCCGCTACGGGCGCACCCGCAGCAACCCCTGGGCCGCGAAGTCCGACGAGGAGCGCTTCTAG
- a CDS encoding DUF3052 domain-containing protein yields MSAAGAANYVDKLGITKGEIVQELGWDDDCDASISESIEDAIGEALLDDDTDELCDVVLLWHRADDDDLVDSLVDATRNLSDSGRIWLLTPGANQPGEVHPGDISESAQLAGLVQTKADRLGQWQGSCLRSAGAKK; encoded by the coding sequence GTGAGCGCCGCTGGTGCCGCAAACTACGTGGACAAGCTCGGTATTACTAAGGGCGAGATTGTCCAGGAGCTCGGTTGGGACGACGATTGCGACGCGTCGATTTCGGAGTCCATCGAGGATGCGATCGGGGAGGCCCTGCTTGACGACGATACGGATGAGCTTTGCGACGTCGTCCTCCTTTGGCACCGCGCTGACGACGACGATCTCGTCGATTCGCTGGTCGATGCCACCCGCAATCTCTCCGACTCCGGCCGCATTTGGCTCCTGACTCCGGGTGCGAATCAGCCCGGTGAGGTCCACCCGGGCGATATTTCCGAGTCTGCCCAGCTCGCGGGCCTTGTTCAGACGAAAGCGGACCGTCTCGGCCAATGGCAGGGGTCGTGCCTGCGCAGCGCCGGAGCGAAGAAATAG
- a CDS encoding IS3-like element IS3502 family transposase (programmed frameshift): MPRKVYSDQFKRDAVAMYENDPQVSLNAAAADLGINRSTLRVWVDKYGTGTKPQFSAGLRADRARQLTDAEKLRQLQQENARLKEERDILRKAAKYFHGRDELVIRFRFVDDHRTDYSVKRMCTVLGLNRSSYYKWKASSTQRHRRLVDDAILGAKVKAIFDDKKQLYGAKRIAAELTFNDAYSSTGPVNHKRIARIMRKLQLRGYTKKRKVTTTQRGSHRFIFADLVKRNFTAPAANRILVGDITYLPIADGSNMYLASVIDCYSRMLVGFAIADHMRTDLVEEALEHARRTRGSLSGAIFHSDHGSVYTSSQFQAVCRRLNVTQSMGAVGSSADNSLAESFNAALKREVLKDQKVFSNQLVCRRDVFAWCARYNTTRRHSWCKYLTPIEYESHAS, translated from the exons ATGCCTAGGAAGGTTTATTCGGATCAGTTCAAGCGCGACGCGGTCGCGATGTACGAGAACGATCCACAGGTGTCGTTGAACGCGGCGGCCGCTGATTTAGGGATCAACCGCTCCACGCTTCGCGTATGGGTTGATAAGTACGGAACTGGCACGAAACCCCAGTTTTCAGCGGGCTTACGTGCTGATCGTGCGAGGCAACTGACCGATGCTGAGAAGCTACGTCAGCTGCAACAGGAAAACGCCCGCCTGAAAGAAGAACGCGATATTTTGCGTAAGGCAGCCAAATATT TTCATGGAAGAGACGAACTGGTGATCCGCTTCCGGTTCGTTGATGACCACCGCACCGATTACTCGGTCAAGCGGATGTGCACCGTACTCGGGTTAAACCGCAGCTCCTACTACAAATGGAAAGCTAGCAGCACCCAGCGGCACCGCAGACTGGTTGATGATGCCATACTCGGAGCCAAGGTGAAGGCCATCTTCGACGACAAGAAGCAGCTCTACGGCGCAAAACGCATTGCCGCCGAGCTGACTTTCAACGATGCGTACAGTAGCACCGGACCGGTCAACCATAAGCGCATCGCCCGGATTATGAGGAAGCTTCAGCTGCGCGGCTACACGAAAAAACGTAAGGTCACGACAACGCAGCGCGGGAGTCATCGCTTTATATTCGCTGACCTGGTCAAGCGTAACTTCACTGCGCCAGCTGCCAATAGGATCCTCGTCGGCGATATTACCTATCTGCCGATCGCAGACGGGTCGAATATGTATCTGGCTTCTGTGATTGACTGCTACTCGCGGATGCTCGTCGGCTTCGCGATCGCAGACCACATGCGCACCGACCTCGTCGAAGAAGCGCTCGAGCATGCTCGCCGTACCCGTGGCAGTCTCTCCGGGGCGATCTTCCACTCAGATCATGGCAGCGTGTATACCTCATCGCAGTTTCAGGCTGTCTGCCGAAGACTCAACGTCACCCAGTCGATGGGAGCAGTTGGCAGCAGCGCTGATAATTCACTCGCGGAGTCGTTTAACGCGGCGTTGAAACGAGAAGTGCTCAAAGACCAGAAAGTCTTTTCCAATCAGCTAGTCTGCCGGCGCGACGTCTTCGCATGGTGTGCGCGCTACAACACCACCCGAAGGCATTCCTGGTGCAAGTACCTCACACCCATTGAGTACGAATCTCACGCTTCCTAA